The sequence ATGGAGCTCATCGCCGCCTCGCGCATCCAGAAGGCGCAGGCGCGTGTGGCCGCTTCGACGCCGTACTCGCGCGCGATCACGCGCGCGGTGTCGGCGGTGGCGACCTACTCGAACGTCGAGCACGTGCTGACGACGGAGCCCGAGAAGATCGAGCGCGCCGCCGTCGTGATCCTCACCTCCGACCGCGGACTCGCCGGTGCGTTCAACTCGCAGGTCCTGCGTGAGGCGGAGGAGCTCTCGGAGCTCCTCCGCTCGCAGGGCAAGGAGGTCGTGTACTTCCTGGTCGGGCGTAAGGCGGTCGGGTACTTCCAGTTCCGGCGCCGTGCCTTCGAGCAGCAGTGGATCGGCAGCTCCGAGAGCCCCGAGTTCGAGCTCGCGAAAGAGATCTCTGACGCGGTGCTCGAGTCCTTCCTCCGCGATGCGGGAGACGGCGGCGTCGATGAGATCCACCTCGTCTACAACCGCTTCGTGAGCATGATGACGCAGGAGCCCTCGGTCGTGCGGCTGCTGCCGCTCGAGGTCGTCGAAGGCGTCGAAGAGCCCACGTCGACCGTTCAGCCGCTGT is a genomic window of Agromyces protaetiae containing:
- a CDS encoding F0F1 ATP synthase subunit gamma, with the translated sequence MGAQLRVYRQKIKSAQTTKKITKAMELIAASRIQKAQARVAASTPYSRAITRAVSAVATYSNVEHVLTTEPEKIERAAVVILTSDRGLAGAFNSQVLREAEELSELLRSQGKEVVYFLVGRKAVGYFQFRRRAFEQQWIGSSESPEFELAKEISDAVLESFLRDAGDGGVDEIHLVYNRFVSMMTQEPSVVRLLPLEVVEGVEEPTSTVQPLYEFEPDVETVLDALLPVYIESRIFNALLQSAAAKHAATQKAMKSASDNADKLITDYTRLANNARQAEITQQISEIVGGADALVVAKK